A genomic window from Chlorobium phaeobacteroides DSM 266 includes:
- a CDS encoding PstS family phosphate ABC transporter substrate-binding protein, with protein MKLFRKILLSAAVLGVMASGTAEAAGKIVMDGSTTVGPIAKSFAAYFTKTTGVQVTVSESGSGNGAKSLINKTCDIGNMSRAMKSNEVMAARSKGVNPVEHVIALDGIAMVVHPSNRVDALSKAQIQGIYMGKYTNWSQVGGPNAAIVIIQRESNSGTQDTFKELVMGKDSPISKRAETQASNGAVKSRVSSTPAAIGFIGLGFIDSSVKALLVDKVEPEVRTVKNGTYPISRPLFMYTNGQATGVIKQFIDLAKTEEGKRMISELGYVNRY; from the coding sequence ATGAAACTGTTCAGAAAAATACTCTTAAGTGCCGCTGTCCTGGGTGTTATGGCTTCAGGTACAGCCGAGGCTGCCGGTAAAATCGTTATGGACGGATCGACGACTGTTGGCCCGATCGCGAAATCCTTTGCGGCCTACTTCACCAAAACAACCGGAGTTCAGGTGACGGTCAGTGAATCAGGTTCAGGCAATGGTGCTAAAAGTCTGATCAACAAGACCTGTGATATCGGTAATATGTCGCGCGCCATGAAAAGTAATGAGGTTATGGCAGCCAGAAGCAAAGGTGTTAATCCTGTTGAGCACGTTATTGCTCTTGACGGTATTGCAATGGTTGTTCATCCGAGCAACAGGGTTGATGCGCTTTCAAAAGCCCAGATTCAGGGGATATATATGGGCAAATATACCAACTGGAGTCAGGTTGGCGGTCCTAATGCGGCTATTGTCATTATCCAGCGCGAGTCGAACAGCGGAACTCAGGATACCTTCAAGGAGCTGGTGATGGGTAAAGACAGTCCTATTTCCAAGAGAGCCGAGACCCAGGCAAGCAACGGGGCAGTCAAAAGCCGTGTCAGTTCAACACCGGCAGCAATCGGTTTTATCGGACTTGGTTTTATTGACAGCTCTGTAAAAGCCTTGTTGGTAGATAAGGTTGAACCGGAAGTGAGAACGGTGAAAAATGGTACCTACCCAATTTCAAGGCCTCTTTTCATGTACACCAATGGTCAGGCAACAGGAGTGATCAAGCAGTTTATTGATCTGGCCAAAACAGAAGAGGGCAAGCGTATGATCAGCGAGCTTGGCTATGTGAACCGTTATTGA
- a CDS encoding lysophospholipid acyltransferase family protein has protein sequence MNNYREHLFRPLPFLDRGKSVLMRLLMIPNLFLIRAAGVEHLTTDGRPVLFVFNHNNAFEALLVPVFLIYRRGGQLISFVIDWMYGYLPFIGWLMQMIDPVYVYHKRSTLSFIQARRPEGTHENTVDRCCEKLHAGISIGIFPEGTRNAHAHRLMKPKPGIGHIALKSGVPVIPVGIDFPQRATKGKIPRFGRIIVRIGRPMTFHEASAHYQATLLESNGGNAVRKRQHELAGAVSHEIMLRLAELSGKRCLSDASFGKTDGNDNSKQKEQLCPV, from the coding sequence ATGAATAACTACCGGGAACATCTTTTCCGGCCTCTGCCATTTCTTGATCGGGGAAAATCGGTCTTAATGCGACTGCTGATGATTCCCAATCTTTTTCTGATTCGGGCAGCAGGCGTTGAACATCTGACCACCGACGGTCGCCCCGTTCTGTTTGTTTTTAATCATAATAATGCTTTTGAGGCATTATTGGTGCCGGTTTTTCTCATCTATCGGCGTGGCGGGCAGTTGATCAGTTTCGTGATCGACTGGATGTACGGCTATCTCCCGTTTATCGGATGGCTCATGCAGATGATCGATCCGGTTTACGTTTATCATAAGCGTTCAACCCTCTCGTTTATTCAAGCCCGCCGACCTGAAGGAACTCACGAAAACACCGTTGATCGATGTTGCGAAAAACTGCATGCCGGTATAAGCATCGGAATTTTTCCTGAAGGAACGCGCAACGCTCATGCTCACCGGTTGATGAAACCAAAGCCGGGTATCGGTCACATCGCCCTGAAATCCGGTGTTCCCGTGATTCCTGTTGGCATTGATTTTCCACAAAGAGCGACAAAGGGAAAGATCCCCCGGTTTGGAAGAATCATTGTCCGCATCGGTCGCCCGATGACCTTTCATGAGGCATCAGCCCACTATCAGGCAACTCTTCTCGAAAGTAATGGTGGCAATGCTGTTCGCAAACGACAGCATGAGCTGGCCGGAGCGGTGTCACATGAAATCATGCTTCGCCTCGCAGAGCTTTCGGGAAAACGTTGTTTATCAGATGCGTCTTTCGGAAAAACGGATGGTAACGATAACTCAAAACAAAAGGAGCAGCTATGTCCTGTATAA
- a CDS encoding LexA family protein, with amino-acid sequence MKLTRIYRNEIFDFYSPDVSSELLLPYAETGVVAGFPSPADDAMELGLDLNKALIRHPEATFYARVKGSSMVEANLREGDILVIDKSLHPKNGDIAICFLDGEFTVKRISQDKSGLSLMPANDAFKPIRITEENDFLVWGIVTYIIHKAR; translated from the coding sequence ATGAAACTCACCAGAATATATCGTAACGAAATCTTTGACTTTTACTCGCCGGACGTTTCCAGCGAGCTCCTGCTCCCCTATGCGGAAACCGGTGTTGTTGCAGGCTTTCCCTCCCCTGCCGATGACGCCATGGAGCTTGGACTCGATCTCAACAAGGCTCTGATACGGCACCCGGAAGCCACCTTCTACGCCAGGGTAAAAGGCTCTTCGATGGTTGAAGCAAACCTGCGGGAAGGGGATATTCTCGTGATCGACAAATCCCTTCATCCCAAAAACGGTGACATCGCCATCTGTTTTCTTGATGGAGAGTTCACCGTCAAGCGCATTTCTCAGGATAAATCAGGTCTCTCGCTCATGCCGGCAAATGATGCGTTCAAGCCTATCCGGATCACCGAAGAGAATGACTTTCTTGTATGGGGTATTGTGACCTATATCATCCACAAGGCGAGATAA
- a CDS encoding PstS family phosphate ABC transporter substrate-binding protein, with product MRIVMKKLMLFLFVMLFAGSGSLLAAPRSIVLDGSTTVGPIAKSFAAYFTKKYHLPVTVSESGSGNGAKSLINRSCDIATMSRTMKKEELGAAKKKGVNPVATIAALDGIAVVVHPGNPVRNLTKAQIAAIYQGKVSNWNQVGGPDSRIVVIQRESNSGTQESFKELIVGKSAQIVRTAETQASNGAVKSRIAVTRTAIGFLGMGFVDRTVKPLAVNGIQPTVSTVKNRTYPVSRPLYFYTNGQPAGTIKQFVDLSKTVDGKRIVSELGFINNY from the coding sequence ATGAGGATAGTTATGAAAAAACTGATGCTGTTTCTGTTTGTCATGCTGTTTGCCGGATCCGGTTCACTTTTGGCAGCACCAAGAAGCATTGTACTTGACGGCTCGACGACCGTTGGTCCGATTGCAAAATCCTTTGCCGCATATTTTACGAAAAAATATCATCTGCCTGTTACCGTCAGTGAGTCGGGAAGCGGCAACGGCGCCAAAAGTCTTATCAACAGGTCTTGCGATATCGCAACCATGTCGCGAACCATGAAAAAAGAGGAGCTTGGTGCAGCAAAAAAGAAAGGGGTAAATCCGGTGGCAACCATTGCGGCTCTTGACGGAATTGCCGTTGTTGTGCATCCAGGCAATCCGGTTCGAAATCTCACCAAAGCGCAGATCGCCGCAATATACCAGGGCAAGGTCAGCAACTGGAATCAGGTGGGCGGTCCTGACTCGAGGATTGTCGTCATTCAGCGAGAGTCGAACAGCGGAACCCAGGAGTCATTCAAGGAGCTGATTGTCGGAAAATCCGCCCAGATCGTCAGAACCGCTGAAACCCAGGCCAGTAACGGCGCCGTAAAAAGTCGTATTGCCGTGACCCGAACCGCAATTGGTTTTCTTGGTATGGGTTTTGTCGATCGCACCGTCAAGCCCCTTGCCGTCAACGGCATTCAGCCAACCGTGTCGACAGTCAAAAACAGAACCTATCCTGTTTCGCGACCGCTCTATTTCTATACCAACGGTCAACCGGCAGGTACGATAAAACAGTTTGTCGATCTTTCAAAAACAGTCGACGGGAAACGCATTGTCAGCGAACTTGGTTTTATCAATAACTATTGA
- a CDS encoding putative porin, producing MKKVALLVALAASMGFNNAEAVDWNWSADIRYRYESGLKETTADGEHSRDRHRTRVRLGVYPWINEELSAGVQIATGSDETTSRNETFDDMFIPDSIYLNEAFIDYHPMFLQGNVNLILGKRDVAKTLIVMKDLVWDSDITLEGLTLQFGKDSGGKEKDGLNATAGYYMLNEVNGSAPTAATTGKTERDAYLVAAQLAYTGSVSDLGYKVGAAYYDYVHFDYDNNVSGDAGYVPKYKPEFDYTGKDFNIVELFASVGGPITETLPWKIYGQYAFNTAEQADCPNIDDTKRDAYQIGVQIGDAKQVGQWSLGGEYVSIERDAVTILTDSDRNGGSATNLEGFKVAAVYHLVQNMTLGATYLNFKTKDVDDITNHLFQADVVVKF from the coding sequence ATGAAAAAAGTTGCATTACTGGTCGCTCTGGCCGCTTCCATGGGGTTCAACAACGCAGAGGCTGTTGACTGGAACTGGAGTGCCGATATCCGTTACCGTTACGAGTCCGGTCTGAAGGAGACGACAGCCGATGGCGAGCACAGTCGCGACCGTCACCGTACCAGAGTCCGTCTCGGAGTTTATCCGTGGATCAACGAAGAGCTTTCCGCCGGCGTGCAGATCGCAACCGGAAGCGATGAAACAACCTCGCGCAATGAGACTTTCGACGATATGTTCATTCCGGACTCCATCTATCTCAACGAGGCTTTTATTGACTACCATCCGATGTTTCTTCAGGGCAATGTCAACCTGATTCTCGGAAAGAGAGATGTGGCAAAAACGCTCATCGTCATGAAAGACCTTGTCTGGGACAGCGATATTACCCTTGAAGGTTTGACCCTGCAGTTTGGCAAGGATAGCGGCGGCAAAGAAAAAGATGGGTTGAATGCCACTGCCGGTTACTATATGCTTAACGAAGTTAATGGCAGTGCTCCTACAGCAGCGACAACAGGCAAGACAGAGCGCGATGCCTATCTTGTTGCCGCTCAGTTAGCCTATACAGGCTCAGTCAGTGATTTAGGCTACAAAGTCGGTGCCGCCTACTATGATTATGTGCATTTCGATTATGACAATAATGTTTCCGGTGATGCCGGCTATGTGCCGAAGTACAAGCCGGAGTTTGATTATACCGGCAAGGACTTTAACATCGTCGAGCTCTTTGCCAGTGTCGGGGGTCCGATTACCGAAACCCTTCCCTGGAAGATCTATGGTCAGTATGCGTTCAATACGGCAGAGCAGGCGGATTGTCCAAATATCGATGATACCAAAAGGGATGCTTATCAGATCGGAGTTCAGATCGGTGATGCCAAGCAGGTCGGGCAGTGGTCACTTGGCGGCGAATATGTCAGTATTGAACGGGATGCGGTTACGATTCTTACCGATTCGGATCGTAACGGAGGATCAGCCACCAATCTTGAAGGGTTCAAGGTTGCTGCTGTCTATCATCTTGTGCAGAACATGACGCTTGGCGCCACCTATTTAAACTTCAAGACCAAGGATGTTGATGATATCACCAATCACCTCTTCCAGGCTGACGTTGTTGTAAAATTCTAA
- a CDS encoding GNAT family N-acetyltransferase has product MSCITVGRVLGGNDHAAAVEVIEQVFAREKKWITSASGQIPDHVNESGNVSWFLARVNGRPAGVLRLLYDPPLELPDAYAVNFMPGIDIEHLKKQGRYVEIGRFMILGEFRRNYRVALRLMREATAEVMERDYSHFITDVFEDDQHSPLNFHTRVLGFEAVGRHLFGDLNCSSARIILTLDILKLYSRVKDSRSRIYLELIHGIREIAERRIRRIQSGVAKG; this is encoded by the coding sequence ATGTCCTGTATAACGGTCGGAAGGGTACTGGGCGGCAACGATCATGCTGCTGCTGTCGAAGTTATTGAACAGGTGTTTGCCAGAGAAAAAAAATGGATCACATCCGCCAGCGGACAAATTCCGGATCATGTGAATGAATCCGGGAATGTCTCATGGTTTCTTGCGCGGGTAAACGGACGTCCTGCTGGGGTGCTGAGGCTTTTGTACGATCCTCCGCTTGAGCTGCCCGATGCGTACGCCGTGAACTTTATGCCGGGAATTGATATCGAGCATCTTAAAAAACAGGGACGATATGTCGAAATAGGGCGATTCATGATTCTTGGCGAGTTTCGCAGAAATTACAGGGTTGCACTTCGGCTCATGCGTGAGGCGACGGCAGAGGTGATGGAGCGGGATTATTCCCATTTCATAACGGATGTTTTTGAGGATGATCAACACTCTCCGCTCAACTTTCACACAAGGGTACTCGGGTTCGAGGCGGTTGGGCGGCATCTTTTCGGGGATCTCAACTGCAGCTCGGCGAGAATCATCCTTACCCTTGATATTCTCAAACTCTACAGTCGCGTCAAAGATAGTCGGAGCAGGATTTACCTCGAACTCATTCATGGAATCCGCGAGATAGCCGAACGCCGAATTCGCCGCATACAGTCAGGCGTTGCAAAAGGGTAG